In the genome of Lathyrus oleraceus cultivar Zhongwan6 chromosome 4, CAAS_Psat_ZW6_1.0, whole genome shotgun sequence, the window CTGCTCCGCAACAATCTGACCaccctcctcctcctcctcatcACCTTCCTCCTCCCCATCCCTATCCCTCAGCCCACTAAATCCCCGCCGCGGCTTCTTAGGCTAAGGCCGCGACCTCGGCCCCAACTGATTCTTAGGACACTCATACGACAAATGACCATGCCCCCCACACTCATAACACAAAGCAGTCTCAATATTGTACACGCGCTTCCGAATAAACTCTGGAGCACGTCCATTATCAACAGCAATAGAAGCAGCTAGAGTCCTTCCATTGAGAATCTTCTTATTCATCTCCGCCACGGCGCGTTGGGCGTCATTACGAGAAACGAATTGGACAAACGCGACACCGCGGCTTAGGCGCGTGTGACGGTCTTTGAGAACGGTTACACGCGCGATGCGGCTGAAAGTAGAGAAGAGCGTATGGAGATCGGAGCTTGTTAGGGAGTAATCTAGATTAGAAACGTATAGCGTCGATTTTGATGGTGCTAAGGGTTCACCTGTTCCTCCTATTGATGATCCTTTGTTGTTCGGTTTTGATTGGGGTTGATTACTGGATGTGGTGTCGGTGGTGGTGTTTGGGGTTGAGGACGAAGCGCAGTAGCGGTAGTAGAAAACGTCGTCGTCTTCATCGATGTCGCTGTGTTTTCGTTTGTGTTTCTTCTTGCTTGACATTTTTTTCGGTTCAGGTTTTTTGTTTCCGGCAACGGCGTTCGGTTTTCGGCGACGGTATTAGTTCTCCGATGCTTCTTTAATCTATAGAAGAAATCTGAGAGTGGAGAGATTCTATAATGCGTTTGAGAAACCCTAGAGAAGTGAAGCGAAACTCCAAGCGGATCTGGACATGGATCCAGATATTTTGGATTGGTTTTATATATGGTTTTATCCATTCTTATTTTTTTATAAGCAGTACTATCCATATGTAAATGGACAACTTGCTCACCGCCAGAGTACTTGTAAAGATAGCATAAAACTAAAAATtattatgttttaatatttttttatttaattggtCAGCCACCCATCTGCatatataaattttaataattttttgttaGTATGATGCTAGATTTTTTAAGACAAAAATTTCTAGTTCGTTagatatacaattttattatattattttagaTTATATTTTAATATCTTAAGATAAATAGAGTTATTGAAATttagcaaaaatagaatagagtgaaatagaaattttattactttattatttGAATAATTAGCGATAAAAACAAAGTAAGTTTTTGATTCTGCTCATATAAAAGAGAAACAATACTGATGGAAAGTGATGAAAATTTTCATTCTGCTCATATTAAAGGGAACAATACTCGTAGAAAGTGATCAATACTAGTAGAAAGTGATGTAATTTTCTATTCCTCATATCTAAGGGAAACAATGCTAATGAAAagtgatgaaatgaaataaaatagaataataaaattttattatacTGGATCTGATTTTAATAAACTCAAACAATGTAATCTTATTCTATTTCATCTCATATCACTTCATATCATCTCATTGCATCAATTTAAGCAAAACCTTAGTCTAATAACTTCAGTTTCACAACATTTAAAAACTCTTATGTAGAATTTGTCCAGAATTGAAGAGGACTCATCTCTTACTAGAAACTCAACAATTAATTTGTTTTCAAAAGTGTTGCTTTATTTATACGCTTAGATTATGTTTGGACATCTTAAAATGAAGATATAAGAATAAAAATGAACATAGTGAATCAACAAAATTAGAAGTACATACGATTAAAATGCATCAAAATCGATGACatctttttaaatttattgaactTTTCGCATTAGACTTTTTTCTATTGTATTATTTTTCAACATCATTTAATTTCTAGAACTCATGCATTCTATCCAAAAAAGCAAAGTTCTCACTCAGATGTTTCTTCCTTAAGACGTTCTCTCCATTCTACGAATGTTGGTGCTAGAGGACACCCTCGTTTCAAATAAGCTTGTATAAAATGCATCTTAGTAGCAATCTGTCTAATCAAGACAACCCGACCATTTAAATTATTTGGAGGGCAACTTAGCAGAGGGAAAACGATTTACAAAAAACTATGTCTTGTAAACTAAACTAAAACTCAGTCATATACATTTGATATAAGATGACTCATTTCAGAAAAATTCATCCACTTTATTGTCGTTGTGGGGACACCAATTTTACTAAGAATCAAAGGATTTTGAATAGCTTGTATTTGTGCATTAGTCATATAGAGTCGCATGTAattgtcgcacctcaaaaaaagatgataatgcgatccctcgcgataggacgcggaaaaaaaatgttgtttgaaacagagtcgccaccgaactttatttattccaatgaaggaataggaaaatatcgagaaaacctttagaaataagaataatggtcgtcgcaaccatattcgggttctggagtcgattacgcaaggggaacgtattagcacccctcacgtccgttgtactcaacgggaaccttttagtctgattttgctatttgactgttaattgactgtttatctgcttgcttcgagtaattagaattgatgatagatgcggatgaagacctcaggatgggggaaatgggaggttttttattagtgtgctcgcgaagatacagcaatctcctgcctacgtatccttatggtgcaataaggaaatcagagcattcgtagttcgggctactacgaatattggttgtgttttgttttgatgaacgactgtgtaggtcggcgttctaacggctaaacactggcttgtctactctcggtggaggctctagcactgatttgttgtgcgcattagaaaggattgacagtgttctttttgaaagggttttggtcacgcgggggtgacgagttgaattgacgtgtttggatttgattggtttcgatcgctcgagggcgagaagttaggtttgatttgttgatgatttgaggaatgacgaaagattgagcaatatggtgtacaccaatcgttcaattctttcgaggaataataaggcgtgcgccttctattcccttttcgttcgaattgttttgaaagtttgtttgtggatgttgaatacgcacggtagtgaggcgtacgcctcctacttgattattcaaagaataacgaggcgtacgccacctattcccttatccaagtttatttaacgtgttttagtcggaagtcgataatttgtgcaatatggcgtacgccaattatccaaataatcgagagacggtgaggcgtacgcctcccatattttatcacccgaggtttaaattgtaaaaagaTATTTTTAGATATTGTATTCGATTTATGAAGATAGCTTGAATTTTGggttggtaggtttggatttgtcgatgatttgagcaaggtggcgtacgccaattattcaaataatcaaggagtggtgaggcgtacgcctcccattctctattgaagttgtatagtttattttgtaaaattgggtttgatataagaggtgatttgagtttattcgattgtgttttaagtttgatgacaaaaactcgagcaatgtggcgtacgccaattattcgaataatcgaaagatagtgaggcgtacgcctcctatcctctttattataataaatttagaattaaatgttttagaatttgtagttgatttggaaaatgatttgaatatgatggttgaagtttagaaataatttgaatttagaacctatgtttgatttgaaaaattgatttgaaattgtatgattattagggttttaattgaatgacgaaaatccgagcaatatggcgtacgccaattattcgaataatcgagagataatgaagcggatgctcactattctccttttcattcaaagattaattattaaaaataaaacttttagaatttataattaattggtggagtgattttaattttatggagttttagggttttaaatgaatgacgaaaatccgagcaatatggcgtacgccaattgttcgaatagtcgagagatagtgaagcggaggcttactattctccttttcattcaaaattaaattaaataatttttaagaGAATACTATTTAAATACGGTGAATTTGAATTTAGTTAGAATTAATATACTTTTGGGAAAGACTATTTGGTATTGGACCAACGTCAAACTTATTTATTAGAAAATAAAGTAAATTATTTGTTGACGTTAACCATTAATCCACCATTTAACTAATTATAATATTATAACAAGATAAAAAGAAGAGTTGAAAATAGTAATCGAAACCGAACTAATAAATATTTCTAATATTAGTGTTatcttaattttaattaaaataatcaaGAATAGCTCATAAACCAAGTAGACCAAATTGGAATGTttgggaaataaataaaaagttaggCCCTAAACAATGGATCAAAGAAGGCCCAAGGGACTTAAAGTAGTGTTATTTTCGGGATGGGCCACAAGGCCCAAAATCCTCTCCTACTCAGCCAAGTGGTACCGCCGAGAAGAGAAAAGGTTGGCCTCGGTTTACCTACCGCCACGCGCATCATTGTTCATTGATAACATCATAATGATTTTGGGAACATAATCTGACAGCACCCAAGTATCTATCATCAATAACATTAATTTACtcttaataatattttaaaagaaGAAACAATCACCCCTTAAAGCAaagaaataaatcaaaataattttgtcTCTCTCTCTTAAAACGACTCTTCATTCTTTCTGGAAAATATCCTCTCCCTATTAAATCGTGTGCATGATCCCAATCCAAAACtgcagagagagaaaaaaaatTTGAAAGGAAACCGATGAACACCCTTCGGTGTTCATCCTCAAACAAAACAGGACTCGAAGATAAAGTTCAAAAATTCCAACGTGACAAACGACCACAATCCCCTCAAACCTCCAAATCCTCGACGGGATCTAGAAAACAGTAGCGAATCGGAACCTCAAAGGAAAACCTAATCTTAGCTTCTAACCCGTTTTCTATATCACAATTAACAACACAAAATTAACGAGTCAAAATACAAGTTCAAAGCACTTTAAAGCAAAATAAAAGGGAAAGATTCCGCCGGAGCATCGTAGCCCCGACGAAGACCTGACGGCCATGATTACCTTCGGTGAGTATGTATGACGTTGTCCCTCTTCTTTTGCTTGTTGTTTCAAGTTTCTTCCTTTTCTTTCTATCCTTCTGTATCCACTCCTTGTTTTCTGTCTGATTCTGACTTTCTCCTCTAATTGATTGTCATTTCCTTTTGCACGCGATTGAAGGGGTCAAGCTCTTCAAACCCTGATTTTCAGTGTGAAAATCAGAGTTGAAATACAGAGTTTTAGCGGAGCTTTTCGGTGTAAGGTTCGTTTGGGATTTTAGCAGAGTGACGGTATTTTTCTTCTCTCCTTTTTCAATCGATTAGCTTTCCTTTTTATAGAGTGAAATGAGCTCCCCAAAATCGTGTGTGGATCCTTGGCAGATGGTGCAAAAAGGAATCATTCCGTTAGCATCAAATCTTTCTTTAGATTTTGGTGGGGACCAATGTAAATGTGGTAGGAAACGGATTTGATTGTGGTCCCAAAAAATCTCCAAATGCGTGGCCGTCTTCACTGAATCTCCCATCTAGTTTTTACTGCGGTGAAACCTTCAACAATTAAGGTAAGGAAATTGGTATTTACTGGCATATATTTTAACCTTAATTGATGACTTCTCAACTTCGATTCACAACACTTCTTCCGTTTTTGCTGATGTGAGGACTTAATACATTTAGGTATGAATTGCTGCTCAAGTATTTTCGAATCCTGTGAATCTTTGCCTTTGGTTTATCATAACAATTGTGTGCTTACAAGTCTTATGACCATTAAATTGATGCCATGTTTGATACTTGGTTTGGTATTTGGTAGGTGATCTGAATGATATTCAGGATGCTTGATGATACTTGTATGGATGTTAACCTTGTTGATGGCTGAGCTTGGATTGCTAGTCTGCTGTGTTTTACATGGTGGTAGTCATGATTGCTCCTGTGATTCTATTACCATGAGGTTAGTCATATGATGAAAACCTGTTAACTTGGAATGTGATGTTGTTAGctattgtgttagaagtttgaaTGAAATTTTGCTATGGTAATGATCATTTTTGTTTTGGATGCTTTGCTAGTGCGTGAGCTGATTTGTGGGTTGCTATGCTTGGTGATGCAGTAGTGGTTTGCGCAGTTTTTAGATCGTATATTTGATCAAGGTTAGATGGTTTGGTAACAGGTTTCTTCTTGTCATGGTTCAGCATCTGTAATGGTTCTCTGATAATAGGTTCTATTGTAACAGGTTTTTTTTTGAAGCATACCCTGGCACTGTTTTGGTTTGGAGCATTATGGCGTTTAAACCAATCCCGTCTTTAATTGATGATTCATATACAATGGTCCTGCCGCTATAGCTAAACCTTATGTCCCAAAAAGGTGAATCTTTAAATGTATCCTCATTTCCAAGTGTAGGCTAAGAGATACTCTCAACTGTGTTTAGCATGTTAGTTTTCTCGAATGTTTAACATCTCTGCTACCGACCAAATCCCTATCCACttattaacatcaacattctggAACTGAATCATCTGTCTTGGAGTTGTTAACCATCCTGCCATTTAAGGACAATCATGTTGCCAAGGTCTGAAACATGGCCTGCTGTGGGAGGAATACTCCGAACTTGCGTCTGTAGCCGTTTTTTGTTTTTTGGGTGTGACGGCTTGTTTTTGCTGTTTTGCCGTTCGGCAGCTTGTGAcagtttttcttcttttgatcaTAATCTCTTTGGGAAAATCCTTACTCACTGTTTCTTTGAATCCTGCAGGTTTCACTCATGATACCAAGTTTACTGCTTCTGGAAGTGTTTTGGTGAAGAGAGTGCATGGAGTTGTCGTGGTCAACTGTCATAATGTTTTAAGCTTATATACTTTTTTATTGTAATGTCCTCAAGTCTTTAGATCATAGGCCATGGCTGTGTGTAAATCATGAGGTCTACCAATATAACTGTAAACTATGCCCCTTACAAAATTTATTCTCAGAAGGATCGTGCCCATATGGAAAAAGAATGGTTTTGTACATCTAAATTTGTATTTTTTGATCAAAAGTAACATTATTATGAAGTCCATAGAAAACTgtttcattttctttcttatagGAATTAAAAGACATTGAATCTAAATCCTCAGGAAATTTTCTCAAGTCAGGACCAGGAAATGCAAATCCTAGGCCATCCGTTAAATAGCTCTTTAGACGTGGCCCGAGATGAGTAGAAAAAAATGCTCATTTAATAAGAATTCTCGCCATGAGACGTGATGGACCATAATAATGCACCAATCTTGTAGGTCGGCCAAAAGGACTTGTTGATATGAATCAATTTGTACTTATGAACCAAATGATGCTTTTTATAATCTTGAATTAATGAGACGTGAGCCTTCGAGGCAACCTATGCATGGAGTAGATGATGTCATTGACTACAATGACATGTACCATGCTCAATGAATGAATAACAATAATATGCATCTTAATCCAATGATCCACTTAATAAACAAAAACTTCTTTGTGATTATTctaatcagttgattatagtggattaaatcTATGTGTATAAGGTGAAATCACTTTGGAGGGTGGACTatagtagctttgagtttcaagcgaacgataataaaatacttttgtttttatctctttgttattaacttttaagtggtgttcttgagttggtaaaaaacttttgttttataaaactcaattcaaaccccctttcttatgtttttcacaccttcgGGGTTTGTTTTAATTCTGACGGGGCTACCACTAGCAGATTGCTTACTAAGTGTGGGGGTGTTTTTCGTGACAGTCAATAAAGATAACTTTGTGGCTTTCATAAGACTATTGGTGATTGCAATAGTCTTGCTACAGAATTCTGGGGTGTCCTTATGGGTTTGGAGCTTGCTTGGAAGAGAGATTTCAAGAACCTTATTGTTCAAGATGGCAAAAAGACAGTAGCAGATGCTCTCCAAGGGTCGCCTTTGAAGTCTAAACAAGGTTCGACTTTGGCTAGGcatattcttcttctccttcagcattTTAAAGAAGtgcattcattcacatttttAGAAAAACTATTAAGTGTGCTGATTTTTTAACCAAACTAGATTTGTCCAGTTTTGATGGTTGTATCTGATTCGATGATAATTTTTTTAGTAACGGTTCAAATGTCTATGAGACATGCTGCCTAATGTCTCCTCATTTTAGACCTTTGATCCTCCCATTTtactaataaataaatatatgtttaattaaacaaacttaaaaaattattatttttattatatgagTTAAATAGTTTAAGTTTCAAATTTTGAAACGTCCCAAAAAAAAACTATTTACTTACATTCTGAATTTAAAAGAATATACATTTAAAATTCTGAGTTGTCACCAAAAAAAATTCTATCAATGAAAGCCCTAATCGTCaccaaaaatatatattatattttatatttcaaagaatttaaatttcaaattctgAATTTATTACCATCAATTACATCTAAAATTATTAGATTACTTTTCACAATATAAATtcataatttaaaaaacaaatacttttaaaattactgacttaaatttatttatttatcttctattttgctaaaattatatttttttactCTCCAATTTTTAAAACTAATATTTTGGTTCGCTATTGAACAACACTGCATTATTTTTAGTTTTCAAAACTTTACTTTCATTAGAGAGGTACttcatttcaaaattattttACCAAACAAAATTTATCTCAAAATAAACATCATTTTACTTTTTCAATATCAATTTCTTTCAGAATGCCATTAAATAATTAAAACTTCTTTCAAGTCATTATTCTCCTATACATTTATGACAATTTATAAAAACCTTAAACTATTCTTATTTTAGGATGGAATGAGTAAGCATTCAATAGACATTTATGAACTAATAaaatatatcattgtttttataattaattttattttttattttatttgtattaaaatattacaaatatattaaaacaaacttttagaattttttttcaaaataaccattattttcaaaaataattccaaaataaccGATTATTCAAAAATATTACCAAAATAATCAGGTTTGATAGAGGATGCGGCAGATGAATTGACGTACCCCCAATGCatgaagaggaggcgccaatagcattgacgcatgcattAGACTCCTCgtgaggaggcgccaatgctagtggcgcctacattgggcctcatgaggaggcgccaatgttAGTGGCGCCTATGTATGTTTGattggtgtatgcgccaattcatctggcgcatacaccccctgctattttttttaattattaatatttaatttttattatttaataaaaaagaaatagtaatgaaaaaaaaattcattgatgatgtaataattggttacattggactgacaataaactaatgacccGTCCGATTATAAtgtccccctgttccacatcccggtgcgttcGTTTATCTCCTAGGCCTtccacgattttcttgaggtgtttggggtctttgtgtgctgacctggtcgagcgatggttggttggaaggtccaacggaagttccagcggtatttgatagatgtgtcatcatttgctcccaatatccggaggggctctggccaatggcgcttccgtaatggagttcggtgcccatgtcgTCGTAGTTAGGGCGTTGTGGTTTAGTGAATTGGGGACGATATAGTTGACCAAATTGGGTCATTGTGTCGTTTTGGAAACAAAGCAATGGTTTCTAGGGCGACTATAGTTAAATAATGGTTGGGTGTTATTgatggggggctacgatgaagtgacccatatgaatcatctgggctatagacagttgtggttgtggggtttgattcttggttttgtgtttgagtgagaggtatgaatggattgcgacgttggatggttggttgttgggtggttggcatgaacgggttgcgatgttgggtgtttggttgttgtgtgtatgtggttggttgatgttgtatggttggttgttgggtttgggtgggttcacattggtgttgggtggtgaattgttGTGGGGCATACAATGACGAAGCatgttggcgtggatccatcaaataccgcggctcagatacaaattgttgagttgttaccgatctaaaccatgccatatattttgttgagtcggtcttgcaccatggatatctggttcgttcaagatgtgttgtcTTTGATTCCTCTATggacgacacatgtcttttgcaaagtctctccaatcagaataatcccattgtgcatcaacccttttttgatgtcaattccccaaacacgtggaagattctggaatctgttgtagcattcaaaactgcagtttgacccggtcactctggtgcatttccaccatAGTGAATCGGATAACCGGTGTCTTCGTTGTCTAAACagcagcatcgtcatggttcacatcatgatccagacccagatatggcctccagacaaactgtaaaacaatacgaaacgattagatggaaaataatttgagaagtatttttaaattaaaatatagttgggtaggattattacatcgtcatgtccaatgtggtccaatagatttcgatagactacaatagcgtgtttcagacacctgttgtagttcattccccttactgaccacctaagataaaaaagaagtgaaaaatattatttactattaattataatataaaatataattaactaaatgatgaatggtaaagtgttagacttacttggttgcaaacgggaacacgaatgggcactcatttatcggggcgagcgacgacattcttgaccaaccccaagcttgaagcaaatacgcacatgaaaaaaaatatAGGTATTCTTTTTTGTAGTTCTatacattgcactatatagatgggccaatacagctgaaccctaactataagtgtttaccttattaatgttgcgtaataaaggtaaatacattatatttaaaaattacctgtactttctggaaacaaaaaattatcaaataaaatcataatataacaccatgcttttattattttctcatactcggttgaatcgtcgggaattactatactggcataatattgtttaaggtattttaaacttataccttgcccccttgcttgaccggacgtgtctccctcagtttcgtcgtctagtaaatgggcacccaataattcattgcagatattgttgtcttggttaactcgatcattcactgcctttccatctatacggagacccaacatcatgtacacgtcctcaagtgtgacggtacactcaccaatcggaaggtgaaatgtgtgggtctcgggtctccacctctccaacaaagttagaatgaacttgtagtccaccgagtacgaaacaatgttgagtagatttccaaatccacatcctctaatatatggttctattaaaggatcgtggggtaaatattcatgtacacgacatctaaaccgcttcggatcctaataataaaaaagtaagaaaatgcaattagaagaagaaatacataatcaacaagcacaactctataagaagtaagaaaaacatagataataaaggtataagaataaaaaaagaaaaagtaaaaagagagagatgACATACAAATGCCGATATATTCTCGAGCGTGCCTCtatgttcatcgcccatagtcaacaaagacatgatttgattttgcaaagcttgagtgtggtagaggaaacaagtgtggtagaagaatagaattgagtattgatgaagatgatttgatattgttgatatgagaggctatttatagatgaatgagtgagtaggtttgcaacctaagatgaatgtgattggttgcatggaatGGCAAGAGAAGACAAGGGAATGACAAACTTCAGAAAGCATGTGAGAGATAGCATGTGAGGAATCTCTTCTAGGCGCATGTGAAGAATCAACATGTAAGGGAAGATGCGCCATTCCtcttggcgcctacatgtgattcttcacatgcaaggaagaggctcccttcctcttggcgccttagtgtagggcaatgggaaggggcgcccttcctagtggcgcaTAAGACCAATTTTTGTGAAGAGGCACCCATCCTTTTGGCGCCCCAAttactttatggcgcctagggaatgggcgcctaggtGGGAATCTCAGGGCTCAGgcgcatgtgtgttcttgtcactcttttctctgcatggttgattctttctactacatgcatggtcaagtttgtacaaacaatgaccaagttatcaatgcaacgaCCAAGTTAGCAATCAAACATTATTTATGTTGTGTggatgaacaacttagcaatgcattcaattccCTTAATGAtatctacatatttaatatttcaacaaaatgtcttccacacaacattacatgataagtgcccatgtcgaaggtgaaaaatttgatcatcagttgttcggtttttgttttcgaaacacagaggtaactcggtttacaataaatcaacgatcaaatttttcacatctgaaacaaagaatagaaaagaaattgcaatgcagtaatgtgggccaaatcatctataaaaatccggtttggtttgtagaaaaccaggttaaattttatcagaagaagattcgagatgatgatgatattcagcatatgtttgtcagtcacgaacaatctggttacaacgatatagagttgtatatattaccacatcaacaacaggtgtctctgtacattgatcagtcacaagtgttttgtgagactgatgacggacaagctgaggtgaatgttctagatgtcaaagaagaagaatctgagatcatggttgattcgatggtgaacgctgaagaggaagaggagccaataccaacaagttatgtatactgcccaccccaacagatgacaaggttaaatttgggttcagatgaacctttagcagatgtatggtacaatccttacgtgcagatgcaaggatctttgaaacaaggagacaca includes:
- the LOC127137538 gene encoding U11/U12 small nuclear ribonucleoprotein 31 kDa protein, whose product is MSSKKKHKRKHSDIDEDDDVFYYRYCASSSTPNTTTDTTSSNQPQSKPNNKGSSIGGTGEPLAPSKSTLYVSNLDYSLTSSDLHTLFSTFSRIARVTVLKDRHTRLSRGVAFVQFVSRNDAQRAVAEMNKKILNGRTLAASIAVDNGRAPEFIRKRVYNIETALCYECGGHGHLSDGEEEGDEEEEEGGQIVAEQFDDNWASVVDDEAGERLLGRNRNDDEGLDNNKTKKKGKKAGYFSDESDHDDDD